CTGACCACGGCCTCAAGGTGCCGGACGATGTGGCGCTGGCCGGCTTCGACGACATCCCGGTGGCCAGCTTCGTCAACCCGCCGCTGACCACGGTGCTGCAGGACACGAAGCTCGCGGGCGAGATCCTGGTCGACAACCTGCTCGCGCTGATCCGCGGCGAGCCGGCGGAAAGCGCGATGCTGCCGGCGAAGCTGATCGTGCGGAAATCGAGCCTCAAGCCCCGCTGATTTCCGCCGCTTTTGTGGGAGCGCACCCTGTGCGCGACGCCCCATCGAAGAGGCGACCCTCCGCTCCGCGGTCGCGCACAGGGTGCGCTCCCACAAAGGGCGACACTACCGCGCCTCGGCAGCCGTCAACTGCGCCGACGGCTCCGCCACCCGCAACGTGCACAGCCCCGCAACCACCAGGCTCGCCCCACCCATCGCCAGTGCCCAGATCGGCTGCCCATGGAAGAACAGGCGCAGCAGCAGGCCCAGCACGCTGGCGGCCATCAGCTGGGGGATGACGATGAAGAAATTGAAGATGCCCATATAGACGCCCATCTTCGAGGCCGGCAGGTTGTCCGACAGCAGCGCGTACGGCAGCGACAGGATCGAGGCCCACGCGAAGCCCACGCCGACCATCGACACCAGCAGCCACTGCGGGTCACGGATCACCAGGAACGACAACAGCCCCGCGCCGCCCAGCCAGCAGTTGGCGAGATGACTGAGGCGCAGGCCCCAGCGACGCACCATCCAGGGAATGGCCGCCGCGGCGATGGCCGCAAAACCGTTGTAGGCGGCGAACAGCACGCCCACCCAGTTGGCGCCTTCGTTGTAGATGGCCGAATGGGTGTCGGTGGTGCCGTATTGCACCGAGGTCACCGCGGCCGTGGTGTAGATCCACAGCGCGAACAGGGCGAACCACGAGAAGAACTGCACCACGGCCAGCCGCCGCATGGTTTCCGGCATGCCGTAGAGGTCACCCATCACCTGCCGGAGCATGCCCCGCGTACGCGTGGCCGAGAGCCAGGAGAACAGTGCGCCGAACAGCACCAGGCCGCCGCCGAGCAGGTACAGCTCCTTCTCCAGCGCGTAATGACGGATGACCACCAGCAAGGCCAGCCCCGCGACCACCAGCACCACA
This genomic interval from Dyella japonica A8 contains the following:
- a CDS encoding MFS transporter; the encoded protein is MTRKPELSFWQIWNMCFGFLGIQFGFALQNANVSRIFQTLGADVGDIPALWIAAPFSGLLVQPVIGYLSDRTWTRLGRRRPYFLIGAVLTTLALLCMPNSPVLWVAAGLLWIMDASINISMEPFRAFVGDQLPPRQRPVGYAMQSFFIGLGSVVASLLPWLLAKLGVSNVAGEGAIPDTVKYAFYLGGVVLLGSVLWTVLTTREYPPAELEAFSDSPVEAEPVDASRAWRFGVVLVVAGLALLVVIRHYALEKELYLLGGGLVLFGALFSWLSATRTRGMLRQVMGDLYGMPETMRRLAVVQFFSWFALFALWIYTTAAVTSVQYGTTDTHSAIYNEGANWVGVLFAAYNGFAAIAAAAIPWMVRRWGLRLSHLANCWLGGAGLLSFLVIRDPQWLLVSMVGVGFAWASILSLPYALLSDNLPASKMGVYMGIFNFFIVIPQLMAASVLGLLLRLFFHGQPIWALAMGGASLVVAGLCTLRVAEPSAQLTAAEAR